From a region of the Lactuca sativa cultivar Salinas chromosome 4, Lsat_Salinas_v11, whole genome shotgun sequence genome:
- the LOC111914614 gene encoding uncharacterized protein LOC111914614, with product MPKYAKFLKELLKNRKKMEEASKVVLNENCSATMLNKLPKKMGDPGSLTIPCQFGILATSYALADSGAIVNLMPYYFFKKLNLPELRPIRMAIHLANKTVTFPRGICEDLLVKVDNFVFPADFIVLDMEEDHQVPIILRRPFLNTAGSIVDIRDLKLTLRVGEY from the coding sequence ATGCCAAAATATGCCAAGTTCCTAAAAGAACTTCTCAAAAATAGAAAGAAGATGGAGGAAGCATCCAAGGTAGTCCTAAATGAGAACTGTTCAGCCACAATGTTAAACAAACTGCCAAAGAAGATGGGTGATCCGGGTAGCCTAACCATTCCTTGCCAATTTGGGATTTTAGCCACTAGCTATGCATTAGCCGATTCGGGGGCAATTGTGAACCTCATGCCATATTATTTCTTTAAGAAGCTAAACCTTCCAGAGCTAAGACCAATTCGAATGGCGATTCACTTAGCAAACAAGACGGTGACATTCCCGAGAGGTATATGTGAAGATTTATTGGTAAAAGTCGATAACTTTGTCTTCCCAGCAGATTTCATTGTGCTAGATATGGAGGAGGATCATCAAGTACCAATAATCCTCAGAAGACCATTTTTGAATACCGCGGGTTCCATAGTCGACATAAGAGACTTAAAGCTTACCCTTCGGGTGGGTGAATATTAA